From the genome of Diabrotica virgifera virgifera chromosome 8, PGI_DIABVI_V3a:
ACGGCTCATTGTTTTTGCAAGGTTTGGAGCCTGCATGTCATCCGCCGTTGACCAGTAGTCATTTTCGTCGAGTAGATGATGATATCCGCTAATCAGGAGCAAGCCAATAAACTGACGAATATCTTCATCAGAAactgtaaaattttgaaaattttgatccCTTCGAGCGTAAGTTTCGCTTTGATTACgtataaaactaataatttcTGGAGGAAAAAACAAAGAGAATATTTCAAACTCCGTTTTACCCATATGCTCGGCTCCTACTTTAGGTGCATCTTGGGCTTCTTGCTGGATTGCCACTTTTTCAGATTTCCTCCTTTTTTGTGATGCTTGACTTCCAACTGATTCTTCTTCGTCATCTGATTCGGCATCACCATAATGAATTTCTACCTCTCCAGGAACCTCTATTGGCATGTCAACCACGTCCAAAATCTGGTCCTCAAGAGTGTCCTCGTCACTATCAATATCTCGGTCTCCTGAAATGGGAGGAAGTATTACAACATCAATGTTAGAGGATAATGAGGTTTCCACATCTTCCAAAGCATCCCGTACACATGTGTTCTTCTTGAACAGCTCTATCGACTGTTTGTTATTCCTAAATTCCTATTATCACTTGAAAGGCGATTGCACTAATGGTTATTGCCCTTGAAAATTTACGAGCTAACAGAAACGACATTATAATTTATTAGGGTATATTAGGTACTCAATGATGCCAACGTTCCCATTTTGGGACATGGCTAATTCcgacaatttttttcaaaaagtaatGAAAGAATTCAAGCGCAGTATAAACTATTTACTAAGGTAGTCAATTGGCTAccttacttgaaaaaataatagcAATAGAATAATTTTTGCTGACTTGATGGCAAAAACCGTAAAACGaatcaaaaaattgaatttttgtgctttttactttttttttaagaaaatgaacccaaatctaagtaaatttttttgataaactaGCAAGCCCCTTACCTTTACAAAACATTATGTAATGcgatttacaaaaataattgCATAAACAATCCTAAACAAATGTTTTAATAGGTGTTCCCAAAATGGGAACGTTGGCAGTTAAAaggttaaaaataaaaagcatactTTACGACCAAGTTCGATGAAGGCAATTAGAATTGCGAGGTTTGGATCCATTTTAAGCCTGAATGATTGTACTAATAGAAAATAGagaatgtttaaataataaattagaaTACAATAGAAAATTTCAATTCTTTctgtaaacatttttaaaattgtatacTCTCTGTGCAACCAAGCAAGGTACCTAAAAAAGGAAGACCAAAAAGATAGTGAAATAAGTATTTAAGTCAAAAAGAAACATTCTTCTACAACTGCCTACATATCTACAACGAAGCTTGGGCTTAACGGGACGTTAAGATGGATCGTGAATAATTcagtttaaaacaaaatgttcTCTATACTTTAGCAAATAATGCTCTTCTTATTACGAaggaataaataaaaaatttcaagttAGTATTACGTAAGTTAAGTTTTAATTGTTTTCAATTTAGGAACTAAGAAGTTGACTTCTCGGGTTATCATGGTCGTCTGCTTGGTGGAGGACCTGGTGGTCTTGGACGTCTGCTTGGTGGAGGACCTGGTGGTCTAGGACGTCTGCTTGGTGGAGGACCTGGTGGTCTTGGACGTCTGCTTGGTGGAGGGCCTGGTGGTCTTGGACGTCTGCTTGGTGGAGGGCCTGGTGGTCTTGGACGTCTGCTTGGTGGAGGGCCTGGTGGTCTTGGACGTCTGCTTGGTGGAGGGCCTGGTGGTCTTGGACGTCTGCTTGGTGGAGGGCCTGGTGGTCTTGGACGTCTGCTTGGTGGAGGACCTGGCGGTCTTGGACGTCTGCTTGGTGGAGGGCCTGGTGGTCTTGGACGTCTGCTTGGTGGAGGACCTGGTGGTCTTGGACGTCTGCTTGGTGGAGGGCCTGGTGGTCTTGGACGTCTGCTTGGTGGAGGGCCTGGTGGTCTCGGACGTCTGCTTGGTGGAGGGCCTGGTGGTCTTGGACGTCTGCTTGGTGGAGGACCTGGTGGTTTTGGACGTCTGCTTGGTGGAGGGCCTGGCGGTCTTGGACGTCTGCTTGGTGGAGGGCCTGGTGGTCTTGGACGTCTGCTTGGTGGAGGACTTGGTGGTCTTGGACGTCTGCTTGGTGGAGGACCTGGTGGTCTAGGACGTCTGCTTGGTGGAGGACCTGGTGGTCTTGGACGTCTGCTTGGTGGAGGGCCTGGTGGTCTTGGACGTCTGCTTGGTGGAGGGCCTGGTGGTCTTGGACGTCTGCTTGGTGGAGGACCTGGTGGTTTTGGACGTCTGCTTGGTGGAGGGCCTGGCGGTCTTGGACGTCTGCTTGGTGGAGGGCCTGGTGGTCTAGGGCGTCTGCTCGGTGGAGGG
Proteins encoded in this window:
- the LOC126890242 gene encoding basic proline-rich protein-like, whose protein sequence is MFESLIDPKPTEPPPPPPPPTDPPTDSPGPPEPPSDVSEALSNKRPRPPPTRRPRPPGPPPSRRPRPPGPPPSRRPRPPGPPPSRRPKPPGPPPSRRPRPPGPPPSRRPRPPGPPPSRRPRPPGPPPSRRPRPPGPPPSRRPRPPSPPPSRRPRPPGPPPSRRPRPPGPPPSRRPKPPGPPPSRRPRPPGPPPSRRPRPPGPPPSRRPRPPGPPPSRRPRPPGPPPSRRPRPPGPPPSRRPRPPGPPPSRRPRPPGPPPSRRPRPPGPPPSRRPRPPGPPPSRRPRPPGPPPSRRPRPPGPPPSRRPRPPGPPPSRRPRPPGPPPSRRPRPPGPPPSRRP